A DNA window from Streptococcus mutans contains the following coding sequences:
- a CDS encoding glycogen/starch/alpha-glucan phosphorylase, with amino-acid sequence MQLTKEKFIRDFKDTLHEEQLIKIPEATPTELFASLAKVVRKYYTPLWLERNRKISQNQQKVAYYFSIEFLPGRMLETNLLNLGILDTVKEGFAELGVNFEDVKNAEHDMALGNGGLGRLAAAFMDSLATTGYPGFGNGLRYKYGLFKQRIVDGYQVELPDSWFGSVGNVWETRKDHDAVEVKLFGNVYLQANERGRIVPVYDGAQILRAIPYDVPQIGFGNDNINNLRLWDVEIPEECELNYPTLESRRRVKNITAILYPDDSNYEGKELRLIQEYFMTSAGLQTIIKSYLKQGLPLERIHEKISVHINDTHPAVAPAEFMRLLIDEYDLKWDQAWETTVQTMSYTNHTILSEALEKWDAGLFKNVLPRVYQIILEIDNRFVAGLAQKGIDPQIIENTRIVKDNQIHMANLAIIGGHSVNGVAKLHTELLKEDTLHDFYTLYPGKFNNKTNGIVQRRWTQIAAPELSAALDQMIGNSWRTDIHELRKLNDFANDSAVLDHFYQVKQDAKAKLAAYIKESTGVEVSTDAIFDVQVKRLHAYKRQLLNVLHIVKLYWDLKDNPNLDMVPRVFIFGAKAAPGYHFAKSVIKIINELANLINSDESLQGKLKVVFLENYNVSLAELIIPAANVSEQISLASKEASGTSNMKFMMTGAVTLATLDGANIEIKDEVGDENIVIFGMTKDDVYRHYENHDYYSRGVYESNPVIKRVVDTFINGTIPNSQSEGTEIYEALITHNDEYFLLEDFIAYVQAQEKIDALYRDKETWSRMSLCNIANSDKFTSDDTITQYAKEIWHLEI; translated from the coding sequence ATGCAACTAACAAAGGAAAAATTCATTCGTGACTTTAAAGACACTCTGCATGAAGAGCAATTAATTAAGATACCTGAAGCAACACCGACGGAACTTTTTGCTTCTTTGGCTAAAGTTGTTCGTAAATATTATACGCCGCTTTGGTTAGAAAGAAATCGCAAGATTTCCCAAAATCAGCAGAAGGTAGCTTATTATTTTTCAATTGAGTTTCTTCCCGGACGTATGCTGGAAACTAATTTACTTAATCTAGGTATCTTAGATACGGTTAAGGAAGGGTTTGCTGAACTTGGTGTCAATTTTGAGGACGTTAAAAATGCTGAACATGATATGGCACTTGGTAATGGCGGTCTCGGCCGTCTGGCAGCAGCCTTTATGGATTCATTAGCAACAACTGGTTATCCTGGTTTTGGGAATGGCCTTCGTTATAAATATGGTCTCTTTAAGCAACGTATCGTTGATGGTTATCAGGTGGAACTGCCAGACTCTTGGTTTGGCTCTGTCGGCAATGTTTGGGAGACACGTAAGGATCATGATGCTGTTGAAGTAAAACTTTTTGGCAATGTTTATTTGCAGGCTAATGAAAGAGGACGCATTGTTCCGGTTTATGATGGCGCACAAATCCTGCGTGCTATTCCTTATGATGTTCCGCAAATTGGTTTTGGTAATGATAACATTAATAATTTGCGTCTTTGGGATGTTGAGATTCCTGAAGAATGTGAATTGAATTACCCAACTCTGGAATCACGTCGTCGTGTTAAAAATATTACGGCTATTCTCTACCCGGATGATTCTAATTATGAAGGTAAAGAGTTACGCTTGATTCAAGAATACTTTATGACAAGTGCTGGTTTACAAACCATTATTAAATCTTATCTTAAACAAGGTTTACCGCTAGAAAGAATTCACGAAAAAATTTCTGTTCATATCAATGATACCCATCCAGCAGTAGCACCTGCTGAGTTTATGCGGTTGTTGATTGATGAATACGATCTTAAGTGGGATCAAGCATGGGAAACGACTGTGCAAACGATGAGTTATACTAACCATACTATTCTTTCAGAAGCTCTTGAAAAGTGGGATGCTGGGCTTTTCAAGAATGTCTTGCCTCGTGTTTATCAAATTATTCTGGAAATTGATAACCGTTTTGTTGCTGGTTTAGCCCAAAAAGGCATTGATCCTCAAATTATTGAAAATACTCGCATTGTTAAAGATAATCAAATTCATATGGCAAATTTGGCTATCATTGGCGGTCACTCTGTTAATGGTGTTGCGAAGCTTCATACAGAACTGCTCAAAGAAGATACCTTGCATGATTTCTATACCCTTTATCCTGGAAAATTCAACAATAAGACTAATGGTATCGTACAGCGTCGTTGGACACAAATTGCAGCACCAGAATTATCTGCAGCGCTTGATCAAATGATTGGTAATAGCTGGCGCACAGATATTCACGAATTGAGAAAGTTAAATGATTTTGCCAATGATTCTGCTGTACTTGATCATTTTTATCAGGTTAAACAAGATGCCAAGGCAAAATTAGCTGCTTATATAAAAGAATCAACAGGCGTGGAGGTCTCAACAGATGCTATCTTTGATGTACAAGTTAAGCGTCTGCATGCCTATAAACGTCAGCTACTAAATGTTCTTCATATTGTGAAATTGTATTGGGATCTAAAGGATAATCCAAATCTTGATATGGTTCCGCGTGTCTTTATCTTTGGAGCCAAAGCAGCACCGGGATATCATTTTGCCAAATCTGTGATTAAAATTATTAATGAATTAGCCAATCTTATTAATAGCGATGAAAGCCTTCAAGGAAAACTCAAAGTTGTCTTTCTTGAAAATTATAATGTTAGTCTAGCGGAACTTATCATTCCAGCAGCCAATGTTTCTGAACAGATCTCTCTAGCTTCCAAGGAAGCCTCCGGAACGTCTAACATGAAATTCATGATGACGGGTGCTGTTACTTTAGCAACGCTTGACGGTGCTAATATTGAGATCAAAGATGAAGTTGGTGATGAGAATATTGTCATCTTTGGTATGACCAAGGATGATGTCTACCGTCATTATGAAAATCATGATTATTACTCACGCGGTGTCTATGAATCTAATCCTGTTATCAAACGTGTTGTTGATACCTTTATCAATGGAACGATTCCTAATAGTCAAAGTGAAGGGACTGAAATTTATGAAGCCCTGATTACCCATAATGATGAATATTTCTTACTTGAAGATTTCATAGCCTATGTGCAGGCTCAAGAAAAGATTGATGCTCTTTATCGTGATAAAGAAACTTGGTCGCGTATGAGTTTGTGTAATATTGCTAACTCTGATAAATTTACTTCAGATGATACGATTACACAATATGCTAAAGAAATTTGGCATTTAGAAATTTAA
- a CDS encoding F0F1 ATP synthase subunit C — protein MLNLKILALGIAVLGVSLGEGILVANIAKSAARQPEMYGKLQTLMIMGVAFIEGTFFVLLASTFFVG, from the coding sequence ATGTTGAATTTAAAGATTTTAGCACTTGGGATTGCTGTTTTAGGCGTTAGCCTTGGTGAAGGAATTTTAGTTGCTAATATTGCAAAATCTGCAGCTCGTCAGCCTGAAATGTATGGTAAATTACAAACGCTCATGATTATGGGTGTTGCCTTTATTGAAGGTACCTTTTTCGTGCTTCTTGCTTCAACATTCTTTGTTGGCTGA
- the atpB gene encoding F0F1 ATP synthase subunit A encodes MEKTINPTVKFLGIEFDLTILMMSLLVVLIAFLFVFWTSRHLKIKPTGRQNVLEWIYDFVLGIIKPNLGSYTKNYSLFAFCLFLFVFVANNIGLLTKIQVKDYNLWTSPTANFAVDFGLSLMVAVICHFEGIRKHGLKTYLKDYLEPTAAMLPMNLLEELTNIISLSLRLYGNIYAGEVVMALLVQFADFSPYATPIAFLLNMAWIGFSIFISGIQAYVFVLLTTTYIGKKVNIDTKGN; translated from the coding sequence TTGGAAAAAACAATAAATCCAACGGTTAAATTCTTAGGTATTGAGTTTGACTTAACCATCTTGATGATGTCTCTCTTAGTTGTTCTTATTGCATTCTTATTTGTCTTTTGGACAAGCCGCCATCTGAAAATAAAGCCTACGGGCAGACAAAATGTTTTAGAATGGATCTATGATTTTGTCCTTGGAATTATCAAGCCTAATTTAGGTTCTTATACTAAAAATTACAGCCTATTTGCTTTTTGTCTCTTCCTTTTTGTTTTTGTTGCTAACAATATTGGTTTATTAACAAAGATTCAAGTTAAAGATTATAATTTATGGACTTCCCCAACAGCAAATTTTGCAGTTGATTTTGGTCTTTCTTTAATGGTGGCGGTAATCTGTCACTTTGAAGGTATTCGTAAGCATGGCTTGAAAACATACTTAAAGGATTATTTAGAACCGACAGCAGCTATGTTGCCTATGAATCTCTTAGAAGAACTAACGAATATTATTTCACTGTCTCTTCGTTTATATGGTAATATTTATGCTGGTGAAGTTGTTATGGCGCTTTTGGTACAGTTTGCTGATTTTAGCCCGTATGCGACACCAATAGCCTTTCTGCTTAACATGGCTTGGATTGGATTTTCTATTTTCATCTCAGGAATACAAGCCTATGTCTTTGTTCTTTTAACGACGACTTATATTGGTAAAAAGGTCAATATTGATACTAAAGGCAATTAA
- the atpF gene encoding F0F1 ATP synthase subunit B, giving the protein MSTLINGTSLGNLLIVTGSFILLLLLVKKFAWSQLAAIFKTREEKIAKDIDDAENSRQNAQVLENKRQVELNQAKDEAAQIIDNAKETGKAQESKIITEAHEEAGRLKDKANQDIATSKAEALSSVKADVADLSVLLAEKIMAKNLDKTAQGDLIDSYLDKLGDA; this is encoded by the coding sequence ATGTCAACACTTATTAATGGAACAAGTCTAGGCAATTTGCTTATCGTGACAGGATCTTTTATCCTTTTATTACTTCTGGTTAAGAAATTTGCTTGGTCTCAGCTGGCAGCTATTTTCAAAACACGAGAAGAAAAAATTGCAAAGGATATTGATGATGCTGAAAATTCACGTCAAAATGCTCAGGTTTTAGAGAATAAACGTCAAGTTGAGCTTAACCAAGCTAAGGATGAAGCTGCCCAAATTATTGATAACGCTAAGGAAACTGGTAAAGCTCAAGAGTCTAAGATTATAACAGAAGCTCATGAGGAAGCCGGTCGTCTAAAAGATAAGGCCAATCAAGATATTGCTACAAGCAAGGCAGAAGCCCTATCAAGCGTTAAGGCAGATGTGGCAGATCTTAGTGTTCTTTTAGCCGAAAAAATTATGGCAAAAAATCTTGATAAGACAGCTCAAGGTGACTTAATTGATAGCTACTTAGACAAATTAGGAGATGCCTAA
- a CDS encoding F0F1 ATP synthase subunit delta → MDKKTQAVTEIYAKSLVEVALERDSVPIIYDEVRAILSVLDDQQVQDFLASKAIDLSAKSEVVRLFQESCSNYMKQFLEIILQNERQQLLYLIMKEVLKELSLKTHIFDIEVTTVVALSDDQKERLTALVEKKFALTKRNLIEKIDDEIIGGFIIKANNKVIDTSIRSQLQELKMNLK, encoded by the coding sequence ATGGATAAAAAAACGCAGGCTGTGACTGAGATCTATGCCAAGAGTCTTGTTGAAGTCGCTCTTGAAAGAGATTCAGTCCCTATTATCTATGATGAAGTTAGAGCAATTTTGAGTGTTCTTGATGATCAGCAAGTACAAGATTTTTTAGCAAGCAAGGCAATTGATCTGTCTGCTAAATCTGAAGTTGTAAGACTGTTTCAAGAGTCTTGTTCGAACTATATGAAACAGTTTCTTGAGATTATCTTACAAAATGAACGTCAGCAGCTTCTTTATCTTATAATGAAAGAAGTTTTGAAAGAGCTCAGTCTTAAGACACATATCTTTGATATTGAGGTAACGACAGTTGTCGCTCTTTCAGATGATCAAAAAGAACGGTTGACAGCACTTGTTGAAAAGAAATTTGCCCTAACCAAACGAAATCTTATTGAAAAAATTGATGATGAAATCATTGGTGGTTTTATTATTAAAGCAAATAATAAGGTAATTGACACTAGTATTCGTAGCCAATTACAAGAATTAAAAATGAATTTGAAATAG
- the atpA gene encoding F0F1 ATP synthase subunit alpha, which yields MAINAQEISALIKKQIENFQPNFDVTETGVVTYIGDGIARACGLDNAMSGELLEFDNGTFGMAQNLESSDIGIIILGDFNSIREGDTVKRTGKIMEVPVGQSLIGRVVNPLGQPVDGLGEIETTATRPVEAAAPGVMQRQSVSEPLQTGIKAIDALVPIGRGQRELVIGDRQTGKTSIAIDAIINQKGQDMICIYVAIGQKESTVRSQVEVLRKYGALDYTIVVTASASQPSPLLYIAPYAGVAMAEEFMYNGKHALIVYDDLSKQAVAYRELSLLLRRPPGREAYPGDVFYLHSRLLERSAKLSDELGGGSITALPFIETQAGDISAYIATNVISITDGQIFLQENLFNSGIRPAIDAGSSVSRVGGSAQIKAMKKVAGTLRLDLASYRELEAFTQFGSDLDSATQAKLNRGRRTVEVLKQGLHKPLAVEKQVLILYALTHGFLDSVPVDDILTFQDDMFDYIDSHDAGIFETIRTTKDLPEEAVLDKAIQTFKDQSQFS from the coding sequence TTGGCAATTAACGCACAAGAAATTAGCGCTTTAATTAAAAAGCAAATTGAAAACTTCCAGCCAAATTTTGATGTCACAGAGACTGGTGTTGTTACTTATATCGGTGATGGTATTGCTCGTGCTTGCGGACTTGATAATGCTATGAGCGGTGAATTGCTTGAGTTTGACAATGGAACTTTCGGAATGGCGCAAAACCTTGAGTCTAGTGATATCGGTATTATTATTCTTGGTGATTTTAATAGTATTCGTGAAGGTGACACGGTTAAGCGTACTGGTAAAATTATGGAAGTACCAGTCGGCCAGTCGCTTATTGGCCGAGTCGTTAATCCGCTTGGTCAGCCTGTTGATGGTCTGGGTGAAATTGAAACGACTGCGACACGTCCTGTCGAAGCGGCAGCTCCTGGTGTCATGCAGCGTCAATCTGTTTCTGAACCTTTGCAAACAGGAATAAAGGCCATTGATGCTTTGGTACCAATTGGCCGCGGACAGCGTGAATTGGTTATCGGAGACCGTCAAACCGGTAAGACTTCAATTGCCATTGATGCTATTATTAACCAAAAGGGACAAGATATGATTTGTATCTATGTTGCTATAGGTCAAAAGGAGTCTACTGTTCGCAGTCAAGTAGAGGTTCTTCGTAAATATGGCGCTCTTGATTATACTATTGTAGTGACAGCTTCGGCTTCGCAACCTTCACCTTTGCTTTACATTGCTCCTTATGCAGGTGTTGCAATGGCAGAAGAATTTATGTACAATGGCAAACATGCTTTGATTGTTTATGATGACTTATCAAAACAAGCAGTAGCTTATCGTGAACTTTCTTTGCTTTTGCGCCGTCCACCGGGACGTGAAGCCTATCCTGGGGATGTCTTCTATCTTCATAGCCGTCTTTTGGAACGTTCTGCTAAGCTTTCTGATGAGCTGGGCGGCGGCTCTATTACAGCCTTACCATTTATTGAAACGCAAGCAGGTGATATTTCAGCTTATATTGCAACCAACGTTATTTCCATCACTGACGGTCAAATTTTCCTTCAAGAAAATTTGTTTAACTCAGGAATCCGTCCAGCTATTGATGCCGGATCTTCTGTATCACGTGTTGGTGGTTCTGCCCAAATTAAGGCCATGAAAAAAGTTGCAGGAACTCTTCGTCTCGACTTGGCTTCTTATCGTGAACTTGAAGCCTTTACACAGTTTGGTTCTGATCTTGATTCAGCAACACAAGCTAAGCTTAATCGCGGACGTCGCACAGTAGAAGTTCTTAAACAAGGCCTTCACAAACCTTTGGCAGTTGAAAAACAAGTCTTGATTCTTTATGCTTTGACACATGGCTTTTTAGACAGTGTTCCTGTTGATGATATTTTGACTTTCCAAGATGATATGTTTGATTACATTGACTCACACGACGCTGGTATCTTTGAAACGATTCGCACAACGAAAGATCTTCCAGAAGAAGCAGTGCTGGACAAAGCCATTCAGACTTTCAAAGATCAGTCACAATTTAGTTAA
- a CDS encoding F0F1 ATP synthase subunit gamma — MTGSLSEIKVRITSTQKTGKITSAMKMVSSAKLVKSEQAAKDFQIYASKIRQITTDLLHSDLRKGSSNPMLISRPIKKTAYIVITSDKGLVGAYNSTILKAVMDTIKDYHPKGDDYTIISIGGMGSDFFRARHIPVAFELRGLEDNPSFEEVNRIISKSVEMYKNELFDELYVCYSHHINSLTSQVRVEKMLPISDLDADEASEDNVANFELEPSREAILEQLLPQYAESLIYGAIIDAKTAEHAAGMTAMQTATDNADKVIEDLTKLYNRVRQAAITQEITEIVAGANALD, encoded by the coding sequence ATGACAGGCTCTCTTAGTGAAATCAAGGTAAGAATTACTTCAACACAAAAGACAGGAAAAATTACCAGTGCCATGAAAATGGTGTCTTCTGCTAAATTGGTTAAATCTGAACAAGCTGCTAAAGATTTTCAAATCTATGCTTCAAAAATTCGTCAAATCACAACGGATCTTTTACATTCTGATTTGAGGAAGGGTTCCAGCAATCCGATGCTTATTTCACGTCCAATTAAGAAGACGGCTTATATTGTCATTACTTCTGATAAAGGCTTGGTTGGTGCCTACAATTCAACCATCCTAAAGGCCGTTATGGATACCATTAAAGATTATCATCCAAAGGGTGATGATTACACCATCATTTCTATTGGTGGAATGGGATCGGACTTTTTCAGAGCTCGTCATATTCCAGTAGCCTTTGAATTACGTGGGTTGGAAGATAATCCCAGTTTTGAAGAAGTTAACCGTATCATTTCCAAGTCTGTTGAAATGTACAAAAATGAGCTTTTTGATGAACTTTATGTCTGTTACAGCCATCATATTAATAGTTTAACCAGTCAGGTTCGTGTTGAAAAAATGCTTCCTATCTCTGATTTGGATGCAGATGAAGCTAGTGAAGATAATGTCGCTAACTTCGAATTAGAACCTAGTCGAGAAGCTATTTTGGAACAACTCTTACCTCAATATGCAGAAAGTTTGATTTATGGAGCGATTATTGATGCTAAAACAGCAGAGCATGCTGCAGGTATGACAGCTATGCAGACTGCAACAGATAATGCAGACAAGGTCATTGAAGATTTAACAAAACTATATAATCGTGTGCGTCAAGCTGCGATTACACAAGAAATTACAGAGATTGTTGCGGGTGCCAATGCCCTAGACTAA
- the atpD gene encoding F0F1 ATP synthase subunit beta — protein MSTGKIAQVVGPVVDVAFATDDKLPEINNALVVYKDGDKSQRIVLEVALELGDGLVRTIAMESTDGLTRGLEVFDTGRAISVPVGKETLGRVFNVLGDTIDLDKPFAEDAERQPIHKKAPSFDDLSTSTEILETGIKVIDLLAPYLKGGKVGLFGGAGVGKTVLIQELIHNIAQEHGGISVFTGVGERTREGNDLYWEMKESGVIEKTAMVFGQMNEPPGARMRVALTGLTIAEYFRDVEGQDVLLFIDNIFRFTQAGSEVSALLGRMPSAVGYQPTLATEMGQLQERITSTKKGSVTSIQAIYVPADDYTDPAPATAFAHLDSTTNLERRLTQMGIYPAVDPLASSSRALSPEIVGQEHYDVATEVQHVLQRYRELQDIIAILGMDELSDEEKTLVGRARRIQFFLSQNFNVAEQFTGQPGSYVPVAETVRGFKEILEGKYDELPEDAFRSVGAIEDVVEKAKKMGV, from the coding sequence ATGAGCACAGGCAAAATTGCTCAGGTAGTTGGTCCTGTTGTTGATGTTGCATTTGCGACAGATGATAAACTTCCTGAGATTAATAATGCATTGGTCGTTTATAAAGATGGCGACAAGTCTCAAAGAATTGTTCTTGAAGTTGCCCTTGAACTCGGTGATGGACTAGTTCGTACCATTGCTATGGAGTCAACTGATGGTTTAACACGTGGGCTTGAAGTCTTTGATACGGGCCGTGCTATCAGTGTTCCGGTTGGAAAAGAAACACTAGGTCGTGTCTTTAATGTTCTTGGAGATACGATTGACCTTGATAAACCTTTTGCAGAAGATGCTGAACGTCAGCCAATTCATAAAAAGGCACCATCATTTGATGATCTATCAACTTCAACTGAGATTTTAGAAACAGGAATTAAAGTTATTGACCTTCTTGCCCCTTATCTTAAAGGTGGTAAAGTCGGCCTTTTTGGTGGTGCCGGTGTCGGAAAGACCGTTTTGATTCAGGAGTTAATTCATAATATTGCTCAAGAGCATGGCGGGATTTCGGTATTTACTGGTGTTGGTGAACGGACACGTGAAGGAAATGACCTTTATTGGGAAATGAAAGAATCTGGTGTTATTGAAAAGACAGCTATGGTCTTTGGTCAGATGAATGAACCGCCTGGAGCACGGATGCGTGTTGCTCTTACTGGTCTTACCATCGCTGAATACTTCCGTGATGTAGAAGGTCAGGATGTGCTTCTTTTCATTGATAACATTTTCCGTTTTACCCAAGCAGGTTCTGAAGTTTCAGCTCTTCTTGGCCGTATGCCATCAGCCGTTGGTTATCAGCCAACCTTGGCAACTGAAATGGGGCAATTGCAAGAACGGATTACATCGACGAAAAAAGGTTCTGTTACCTCAATTCAGGCCATCTATGTGCCAGCCGATGACTATACTGACCCTGCGCCAGCTACAGCCTTTGCTCACTTAGATTCAACCACTAACCTTGAACGCCGTCTGACACAAATGGGGATTTACCCAGCGGTGGATCCTTTAGCTTCAAGTTCACGTGCTCTCTCGCCTGAAATAGTTGGTCAAGAGCACTACGATGTTGCTACAGAAGTACAGCATGTCTTGCAGCGTTATCGTGAGTTACAAGATATTATTGCTATTCTTGGTATGGATGAGTTATCTGATGAAGAAAAGACTCTGGTTGGCCGTGCGCGTCGGATTCAGTTCTTCCTTTCACAAAATTTCAATGTTGCAGAACAATTTACAGGACAGCCGGGTTCTTATGTTCCTGTTGCTGAAACTGTCCGTGGATTTAAAGAAATTCTCGAAGGAAAATATGATGAACTTCCAGAAGATGCTTTCCGAAGTGTTGGAGCTATTGAGGATGTTGTTGAAAAAGCCAAGAAGATGGGTGTTTAA